In a single window of the Sulfurimonas sp. hsl 1-7 genome:
- the acs gene encoding acetate--CoA ligase — translation MSEIQTKPVFKPNKEFAKTARIKNMCEYQALQDEAMENYEGFWGRYAQEKLDWMEPFNEVLDESNFPFVKWFNGGKLNVASQCIDRHLESRKNKAAIIFEGDRGDKQIITYLELYYQVNKFANLLKEDFGVKKGDRVVIYMPMIPEAAFAMLACARLGAIHSIVFGGFSAEALRDRIEDAEAKVVITADGAFRKTKPYMLKPVVDAALEGCDVVEKVLVVERNNEDVEWVAGRDYSYNELIKSKSSVCEAEPMDAEDPLFLLYTSGSTGKPKGVQHNSAGYILWAQMTMEWVFDVKENDTYWCTADIGWITGHTYIVYGPLAMGATTVMFEGVITYPDAGRPWQMVEEYKINQFYTAPTAIRVLHKTGEDEPKKYDISSLKVLGTVGEPIDPPAWKWYYEEVGQSKCAIVDTYWQTETGGHIVSPLPGATPIKPACATLPLPGIMGEILDPETGKKVGVNEKGYMCVTRPWPSMIRGVWGDPERFIKSYFGDVKKDDKAVYFTGDGAIYDEDGYITITGRTDDVINVSGHRMGTAEVEAAIKKHWNVAEVAVVGKPHEIKGEGIFAYVVLKSDNGVADEVEEMKIINSHIKQEIGNIAVCDDIVFAPGLPKTRSGKIMRRILRSIAKGEEITQDISTLEDPSVVEKIETMVKSK, via the coding sequence ATGTCAGAGATTCAAACTAAACCGGTTTTTAAACCAAACAAAGAGTTCGCTAAAACGGCAAGAATAAAAAACATGTGTGAGTACCAAGCGCTTCAAGATGAGGCTATGGAAAACTATGAAGGTTTTTGGGGACGTTATGCACAAGAGAAACTGGATTGGATGGAACCTTTTAATGAGGTACTAGATGAATCAAACTTCCCATTTGTAAAATGGTTCAATGGTGGTAAGCTTAATGTTGCTAGCCAATGTATTGATCGCCATTTAGAGTCTCGTAAAAATAAAGCGGCTATCATTTTCGAAGGTGATAGAGGTGACAAACAAATCATCACTTATCTTGAACTTTACTATCAAGTAAATAAATTTGCAAATCTTTTAAAAGAAGACTTCGGAGTTAAAAAAGGTGACCGTGTAGTTATCTATATGCCGATGATTCCTGAAGCTGCATTTGCTATGTTAGCTTGTGCTAGACTTGGTGCAATCCACTCGATCGTATTTGGTGGTTTCTCTGCAGAGGCTCTACGTGATAGAATCGAAGATGCTGAAGCAAAAGTTGTTATTACAGCTGACGGTGCGTTTAGAAAAACTAAGCCGTATATGCTAAAACCTGTTGTTGATGCTGCACTTGAAGGGTGTGACGTAGTTGAGAAAGTTCTAGTTGTTGAGAGAAACAACGAAGATGTTGAGTGGGTTGCTGGACGTGACTACTCTTACAATGAACTGATCAAATCTAAATCTTCAGTATGTGAAGCAGAACCTATGGATGCTGAAGATCCATTATTCTTACTTTATACATCAGGTTCAACTGGTAAACCAAAAGGTGTTCAGCATAACTCTGCTGGATATATTCTTTGGGCACAAATGACTATGGAATGGGTATTTGACGTAAAAGAGAACGATACTTACTGGTGTACTGCAGATATCGGTTGGATTACAGGTCATACTTACATTGTTTACGGTCCACTTGCAATGGGTGCTACAACAGTAATGTTTGAGGGTGTTATTACATACCCTGATGCTGGTCGTCCATGGCAAATGGTAGAAGAGTATAAAATTAACCAATTCTATACAGCTCCAACTGCAATTCGTGTATTACACAAAACGGGTGAAGATGAGCCTAAAAAATATGACATCTCATCTCTTAAAGTTCTTGGAACTGTTGGTGAGCCAATCGATCCACCGGCATGGAAATGGTACTATGAAGAAGTTGGTCAATCTAAGTGTGCTATCGTGGATACTTACTGGCAAACAGAAACAGGTGGTCACATCGTTTCTCCATTACCGGGTGCTACTCCTATTAAACCTGCTTGTGCTACATTACCACTACCGGGTATCATGGGTGAGATCTTAGATCCTGAAACTGGTAAAAAAGTTGGTGTAAATGAAAAAGGTTATATGTGTGTTACACGTCCTTGGCCGTCAATGATCCGTGGTGTTTGGGGTGATCCTGAAAGATTTATCAAATCTTACTTCGGTGATGTGAAAAAAGATGACAAAGCTGTTTACTTCACTGGTGACGGTGCTATCTACGATGAAGACGGTTACATTACGATCACGGGTCGTACAGATGACGTTATCAACGTAAGTGGTCACAGAATGGGTACTGCTGAAGTTGAAGCAGCAATCAAAAAACACTGGAATGTTGCAGAGGTTGCAGTTGTTGGTAAACCACATGAGATTAAAGGTGAAGGTATCTTTGCTTATGTTGTATTAAAATCTGACAACGGTGTAGCTGATGAAGTTGAAGAGATGAAAATTATCAACTCTCACATCAAACAAGAGATCGGTAACATTGCTGTATGTGACGATATCGTATTTGCTCCGGGACTTCCAAAAACTCGTTCTGGAAAAATTATGCGTCGTATCCTTCGCTCAATTGCGAAAGGTGAAGAGATCACTCAAGATATCTCAACACTAGAAGATCCTTCAGTAGTTGAAAAAATCGAAACTATGGTTAAGTCTAAATAA
- a CDS encoding TIGR01621 family pseudouridine synthase — protein sequence MKLLYENNDFAIVSKPAGMNFHSEDEAGFVVLASEMTGSKLFPVHRLDKMTSGLVILAKSSEIANAFLQLFESRKIEKYYLAISLRKPKKKMGKIVGDMQKSRRGSWKLLHTKNNPAITRFISTSLTTGEKLFLVKPYTGKTHQIRVALKSIGSPIAGDERYAAVEDAKQLDRGYLHAYALKFVLNGESYSFRFPPDEGKLFLTQECQNHIMLWEKPETFFKG from the coding sequence ATGAAACTTCTTTATGAAAACAACGATTTTGCAATTGTCTCAAAGCCTGCAGGAATGAATTTTCACTCAGAAGATGAAGCAGGATTTGTTGTCCTTGCATCTGAAATGACGGGATCTAAACTTTTTCCTGTTCATCGTTTGGACAAAATGACATCGGGACTTGTGATCCTTGCTAAAAGCAGTGAAATTGCAAATGCATTTTTGCAGCTATTTGAATCACGCAAAATTGAAAAATACTATCTGGCAATCAGTCTGAGAAAACCGAAGAAAAAGATGGGAAAAATTGTAGGTGATATGCAAAAGTCAAGACGAGGAAGTTGGAAACTGTTACATACTAAAAACAATCCTGCAATAACTCGCTTTATCTCGACATCTTTAACTACAGGTGAAAAACTTTTTTTAGTAAAACCATACACGGGTAAAACACATCAAATAAGGGTAGCTTTAAAGTCTATCGGTTCTCCTATAGCGGGGGATGAAAGATATGCAGCTGTTGAAGATGCAAAGCAACTGGATCGTGGGTATCTTCATGCATATGCATTGAAGTTTGTTTTAAATGGGGAATCTTATTCTTTTAGATTTCCCCCTGATGAGGGAAAATTGTTTTTAACACAAGAGTGTCAAAATCACATAATGCTCTGGGAAAAGCCGGAGACTTTTTTTAAAGGCTAA
- the pyrF gene encoding orotidine-5'-phosphate decarboxylase, with product MELCVALDLPSKEENLALVEKIKNYNVWLKVGLRTYIRDGEEFLKALKDINPNFKIFLDLKLYDIPNTMADAAESIMGLGVDMFNVHASAGRRAMKEVMDRLSSYEQRPIVLAVTALTSFAEDEFTAVYEQSIAAKADQFAKDAYDCGLDGVVCSAFESASIKNITSNEFMTLTPGIRPFGEDAGDQKRVADVAYAQGAGVDFIVVGRPIYKAENPAEVVEKILEQI from the coding sequence ATGGAATTATGTGTAGCATTAGACCTTCCTTCTAAAGAAGAGAACCTTGCGTTAGTTGAAAAAATCAAAAATTACAATGTTTGGCTCAAAGTGGGTCTTCGAACTTATATTCGTGACGGTGAAGAGTTTTTAAAAGCACTCAAAGATATCAATCCAAATTTTAAAATCTTTTTGGATTTAAAGCTATACGATATCCCAAATACTATGGCAGATGCTGCTGAGTCGATCATGGGGCTTGGTGTTGATATGTTTAACGTTCATGCAAGTGCAGGGCGTCGTGCGATGAAAGAGGTTATGGATAGACTCTCAAGCTATGAACAACGTCCGATCGTGCTAGCGGTAACTGCTCTAACTTCATTTGCAGAAGATGAGTTCACGGCTGTATATGAGCAGTCTATCGCTGCAAAGGCTGACCAGTTTGCAAAAGATGCATATGATTGTGGACTTGACGGTGTTGTATGTTCTGCGTTTGAGAGTGCATCGATCAAAAATATTACTTCAAACGAGTTTATGACATTAACGCCTGGAATCCGTCCATTTGGTGAAGATGCAGGTGACCAAAAACGTGTTGCAGATGTAGCTTACGCACAAGGTGCCGGAGTTGATTTCATAGTAGTCGGACGTCCTATATATAAAGCTGAAAACCCTGCTGAAGTAGTTGAAAAAATCTTAGAACAGATATAA
- a CDS encoding tyrosine-type recombinase/integrase, with translation MKIKSRNNKLYLHFAHDGKFVRKSLKLEDTFKNRTLVKKQIIPEIQKQLVLGEFFEEKEEKPTVDEFVKLSFSLHKHHRRELTQKKYEDIYRLHIQPTFGHKQIDKIKRAELFLWQNKLLDTRTGKTVVSIRTVLMSIFEDAYKEEIIEKNYLKLVDPPKVVETREKKPFTVEEMYTILDNAPEHIRAYFAIGFFAGLRTGEIIALRWQDIDFENWMIYVRHSIRAGLFTAPKTKASIRDIEIIDALKPYLIAHREQASDESVFLFETYVGKPYARSDKISSHYWKAILKEHNIPYRNLYQMRHTFASQMLMNGEDILWTSQMLGHKDSTMTLEKYARYIPQKNVKRASFLDR, from the coding sequence ATGAAAATAAAATCAAGAAACAATAAACTATATTTACACTTTGCACATGACGGAAAATTTGTACGAAAGTCTTTAAAACTAGAAGATACTTTTAAAAATAGGACTTTAGTAAAAAAACAAATTATTCCTGAAATCCAAAAACAATTAGTGCTAGGTGAGTTCTTTGAAGAAAAAGAAGAAAAACCAACTGTTGATGAGTTTGTAAAATTAAGCTTTTCTCTGCACAAGCATCATAGAAGAGAATTAACTCAAAAAAAGTATGAAGATATTTATAGACTTCATATACAACCAACATTTGGTCATAAACAGATTGATAAAATCAAACGTGCTGAACTTTTTCTTTGGCAAAACAAACTTTTAGATACTCGAACAGGTAAAACGGTAGTATCAATTAGAACAGTTCTTATGAGTATCTTTGAAGATGCCTATAAAGAGGAGATAATTGAGAAGAACTATCTTAAACTTGTTGACCCACCAAAGGTAGTTGAAACTAGAGAAAAAAAGCCTTTTACAGTTGAAGAGATGTACACAATACTAGATAATGCACCTGAACATATCAGAGCTTATTTTGCGATAGGTTTCTTTGCAGGTTTACGTACTGGTGAAATAATAGCTTTGCGATGGCAAGATATAGATTTTGAGAACTGGATGATATATGTTCGTCACAGTATCAGAGCTGGTCTATTTACTGCTCCAAAAACAAAAGCAAGTATTAGAGACATTGAAATTATTGATGCACTCAAACCTTATCTCATAGCACATAGAGAACAAGCAAGTGATGAAAGTGTCTTTTTGTTTGAAACTTATGTCGGAAAACCTTATGCAAGAAGTGACAAGATTAGTTCTCACTATTGGAAAGCGATTTTAAAGGAACATAACATTCCATATAGAAATCTCTATCAAATGAGACATACGTTTGCTAGTCAAATGCTTATGAATGGTGAAGATATACTTTGGACTTCTCAAATGTTGGGTCATAAAGACAGTACTATGACACTAGAAAAATATGCTAGATATATTCCACAAAAGAATGTAAAAAGGGCTAGTTTTTTAGATAGATAA
- a CDS encoding helix-turn-helix domain-containing protein — MNYEAFNNLELIPQLFDLIEELKNTSTNSDKRWLSVKELSEYLTFGKDKIYKMVDVIFIEGEHYYRKENRLLFDKEKIDDWVLNTPEKLDFQSTIQIIDDVVASIKK, encoded by the coding sequence ATGAATTATGAAGCATTTAATAATTTAGAACTAATTCCTCAACTATTTGACTTAATAGAAGAGCTAAAAAATACAAGTACCAACTCTGATAAAAGATGGTTAAGTGTAAAAGAGTTAAGCGAATATCTCACATTTGGAAAAGATAAAATCTATAAAATGGTTGATGTTATTTTCATAGAGGGAGAACACTATTATCGTAAAGAGAACAGACTCTTATTTGACAAAGAGAAAATTGATGATTGGGTATTAAATACTCCCGAAAAACTTGACTTTCAAAGTACTATTCAAATTATTGATGATGTGGTTGCCTCAATCAAAAAATAA
- a CDS encoding AAA family ATPase encodes MIGATLYLKNIAIKNIGPIDELSIQLPFNENGNPKPLLLVGENGAGKTMFQSQIIDSLYEIGSNLFHDVGIKGAEGRNYYKVSGAINLQIGKDKGFSLLSFVDSENQKIEYFDKIGNVTKQDFTSAIADYSLSPNGQNGNQKHEIVIHDTIKKENLEKEWIQEVHIFQPAYRYEEPFWKNEIFKDKQRFEDKVNYTGVLGKEIEIISSTKENKAYLMDLVLDFTNNRANTIDQVTWNNINSILRKIKKKDNIRFGIGPRGGYRVSIVEVGESLEPVKTVLPSIDNLSLGESILLNLFINIIRHGDKPPKLTTDIRGIVAIDEIDVHLHTDLQNAVLPELIRLFPKVQFIITTHSPLFILGMKNVLGENNFEIRNMPNGEVITAERFSEFENAYKVLKDTQKYEADMNIKIQELNKPIVFVEGPTDVKYIQKAYQLFAKEKDLQNFDIDIIGEDTGTGTKNSNNFALKNAKNFIKSNIGFVKQKVLLLNDPEENVADETINNLLYVRKMKQYDENPLQHGIENLFHKTFIDQLKEAKKDCFQYQVIGGEEKNLKIVNGKKVEICEWICENAQQEEFENFQYIIDIIEDFLKVQ; translated from the coding sequence ATGATTGGAGCAACCTTGTACCTCAAAAATATAGCTATTAAAAATATTGGCCCAATTGATGAACTGTCAATACAACTACCATTCAATGAAAATGGAAATCCAAAACCTCTACTATTAGTTGGTGAAAATGGCGCAGGAAAAACCATGTTTCAATCACAAATAATAGATAGTCTTTATGAAATTGGGAGTAACTTATTTCATGATGTCGGTATCAAAGGAGCAGAAGGAAGAAATTATTATAAAGTTTCTGGAGCAATTAACTTACAGATAGGAAAAGATAAAGGTTTTTCACTACTTAGTTTTGTTGATTCTGAAAATCAGAAAATAGAATATTTTGACAAAATAGGTAATGTAACAAAACAGGATTTTACAAGTGCTATAGCTGACTATTCTCTATCTCCTAATGGTCAAAATGGCAACCAAAAGCATGAAATAGTGATTCATGATACTATAAAAAAGGAAAATCTAGAAAAAGAATGGATTCAGGAGGTTCATATATTTCAACCAGCATATAGATACGAAGAACCTTTTTGGAAAAATGAAATCTTTAAAGATAAGCAGAGATTTGAAGATAAAGTGAACTATACAGGAGTACTTGGTAAAGAAATAGAAATTATTTCTTCGACAAAAGAAAATAAAGCTTACTTAATGGATTTGGTCCTTGATTTTACAAATAATAGAGCAAATACAATCGACCAAGTTACTTGGAATAATATCAATAGTATATTAAGGAAGATTAAGAAAAAAGACAATATACGTTTTGGAATAGGTCCTAGAGGTGGTTATAGAGTGAGTATAGTAGAAGTTGGAGAGAGTTTAGAACCAGTAAAGACTGTCTTACCAAGTATTGATAACCTTTCATTGGGTGAATCAATTTTACTTAACCTATTTATTAATATAATTCGTCATGGTGACAAACCTCCAAAATTAACAACAGATATACGAGGAATAGTTGCAATTGATGAAATAGATGTTCATTTACATACTGATTTACAAAATGCTGTTTTACCTGAACTTATACGGCTCTTTCCAAAAGTACAATTTATTATTACTACACACTCCCCATTATTTATACTAGGTATGAAAAATGTTTTGGGAGAAAACAACTTTGAAATAAGGAACATGCCAAATGGAGAAGTTATAACAGCAGAAAGATTTTCTGAATTTGAAAATGCTTATAAAGTATTGAAAGATACTCAAAAGTATGAAGCCGATATGAATATTAAAATACAAGAACTCAATAAGCCTATAGTGTTTGTTGAAGGTCCAACAGATGTAAAATATATTCAAAAAGCTTATCAACTATTTGCTAAAGAAAAAGACTTACAGAATTTTGATATTGATATAATTGGAGAAGATACAGGAACAGGTACAAAAAACTCAAATAATTTTGCTTTAAAGAATGCAAAAAACTTTATTAAATCAAATATAGGTTTTGTAAAACAAAAGGTGTTATTACTTAATGATCCAGAAGAGAATGTAGCAGATGAAACTATTAACAACCTTCTTTATGTAAGAAAGATGAAGCAATATGATGAAAATCCATTACAACATGGTATTGAAAACTTATTTCATAAAACTTTTATAGACCAATTAAAAGAAGCTAAAAAAGATTGTTTTCAATACCAAGTAATTGGTGGTGAAGAAAAAAATTTAAAAATAGTTAATGGGAAAAAAGTAGAAATCTGTGAATGGATTTGTGAAAACGCTCAACAAGAAGAGTTTGAAAACTTTCAATATATTATTGACATTATAGAAGATTTTCTCAAAGTTCAATAA
- a CDS encoding patatin-like phospholipase family protein — MEKKRIGIALSGGGFRASVFHIGVLKALAENNQLENVEIISTVSGGSLTVALIYKLNNNKWPTSHEYLTSILPSLQKYFVELNLGANIIQRLFYPKNWINIFSRANIVADSLKNYWQINASLNNLEKKPIWEINATTNETGKNWRFSQEKMGDYKFGVIKDPTYFLSDAVAASAAYPGIIGRFTLKTNKFTGWEVFDWKDKSYKEKKTPLEFSKLHLSDGGLYNNLGEEPLIDELGKSLDKNIDFFVISDASKPLLNEKSKASFRILARTLRLIDIAMDQIKALRTRAIHSFLNKHPKDGIFVRIGQYQKELNEIYDSKAIGKIKTNFFSLSDEEYELLVNYSNELTHKSLKKYIKN; from the coding sequence ATGGAAAAAAAAAGAATTGGAATTGCATTATCTGGAGGTGGTTTCAGGGCTTCTGTATTTCATATAGGTGTATTAAAAGCTTTAGCTGAAAATAATCAATTAGAGAATGTTGAGATAATTTCTACAGTATCAGGTGGTTCTCTGACAGTAGCACTCATATATAAACTAAATAATAATAAATGGCCAACTAGTCATGAATATTTAACTTCAATATTACCTAGTCTTCAAAAATACTTTGTAGAATTGAATTTAGGTGCCAATATTATTCAAAGACTTTTTTATCCTAAGAACTGGATAAATATTTTCAGTAGAGCTAATATAGTAGCTGATTCATTAAAAAATTATTGGCAAATAAATGCTTCACTGAATAATTTAGAAAAAAAACCTATTTGGGAAATTAATGCCACTACGAATGAAACTGGAAAGAATTGGCGTTTTTCTCAAGAAAAAATGGGAGATTATAAATTTGGAGTTATAAAGGATCCAACGTACTTTTTGTCTGATGCTGTAGCTGCATCTGCCGCTTATCCAGGAATAATTGGACGGTTCACATTAAAAACAAATAAATTTACAGGATGGGAAGTTTTTGATTGGAAAGACAAGTCTTATAAAGAGAAAAAAACACCTTTGGAGTTTAGTAAATTACACTTGTCAGATGGAGGACTATATAACAATTTAGGAGAAGAACCATTAATTGATGAGTTAGGGAAAAGTTTAGATAAGAACATTGATTTTTTTGTCATCAGTGATGCATCAAAACCTCTTTTAAATGAAAAAAGTAAGGCTTCATTTCGAATTTTAGCAAGAACTTTACGATTAATTGACATAGCCATGGACCAAATAAAAGCTCTAAGAACAAGAGCTATACATAGTTTTTTAAATAAACATCCTAAAGATGGAATTTTTGTTAGAATTGGCCAGTACCAAAAAGAGTTAAATGAAATATATGACTCAAAAGCAATTGGAAAAATAAAAACAAACTTTTTTTCCTTATCAGATGAAGAATATGAACTTCTAGTAAATTATAGTAATGAATTAACACATAAGAGTTTAAAGAAATATATAAAGAACTAA
- a CDS encoding sensor domain-containing diguanylate cyclase, with protein MRIFFLLFFMIVSIYAQDISITANGQKISNFPLEIYEDKTKNLTLNEVQSLTSFKPYKSNISKGYSDSAFWIRFKVKNDSVEKLKYFIFFTETYLDQVNSYIINNDNSFSEVHYGVWYLTQSKQKEVVKPTIKIELNPYEQKTVYIRMFSKYPMFTAIHLFDEEGVKEFSYLVRLFHIFFLGAVLALVLYNLGIFLFIRDISYLYYIFFVSGFAVWQMISIGIFPFDSFRSTFSFYAFSMAIPLFQAFLMLFARSLLDLKHQLPQYAKMLKVVAYLYIVFSIGMLFDPARSLFFMNTFSTFILPLLLFIGYQSYKAGNKIAIYFLIAQFCFLSMGTLFALAAYGILEFNIFTRYGIIVGSFGEMIFFALALAYRIKVLETEKLEIIEQTNKELDNKVQSRTQELEIAKNKLEKLANKDALTGLYNRRALFNESSKFIKLAKRDSQPLSLIMFDLDYFKNINDTYGHAAGDDVLKAFAEQLQHVRESDIVARIGGEEFILFCPNTDLESATILAQQIRSRTEELSVITERGDVLFTVSAGVTTLDSMNDNKIDDLILRADKALYEAKNKGRNSVVQFK; from the coding sequence ATGCGCATTTTCTTTTTGCTTTTTTTTATGATTGTAAGTATCTATGCACAAGATATAAGTATTACTGCAAATGGGCAAAAGATTAGTAATTTCCCATTGGAAATTTATGAAGATAAAACAAAAAATCTTACATTAAATGAAGTTCAGAGTTTAACAAGTTTCAAACCCTATAAAAGCAATATTAGCAAGGGGTATAGCGACTCTGCTTTCTGGATCCGTTTCAAGGTAAAAAATGATTCAGTAGAAAAACTAAAATATTTTATTTTTTTTACAGAGACATATTTAGATCAAGTAAACAGTTACATTATCAATAATGACAACAGTTTTAGTGAGGTGCATTATGGAGTATGGTATTTAACTCAAAGTAAGCAAAAAGAGGTAGTAAAACCGACGATAAAGATAGAGCTAAACCCGTATGAGCAGAAAACTGTCTACATACGAATGTTTTCAAAATACCCTATGTTTACCGCTATACACCTTTTTGATGAAGAGGGTGTAAAAGAGTTTTCTTATTTAGTACGATTATTTCATATCTTTTTTCTAGGTGCAGTTCTTGCTTTAGTATTGTACAACTTGGGGATTTTTCTTTTTATTCGAGATATCTCTTATCTCTATTACATCTTTTTTGTAAGTGGCTTTGCTGTTTGGCAGATGATCTCTATAGGAATCTTTCCATTTGATAGTTTCCGTTCAACATTTAGTTTTTATGCTTTTTCGATGGCAATACCGCTTTTTCAAGCTTTTTTAATGCTTTTTGCCCGTTCTCTTTTAGACCTGAAACATCAGTTGCCTCAGTATGCAAAAATGCTAAAAGTAGTTGCCTATCTATATATAGTTTTTTCAATTGGTATGTTGTTTGACCCTGCTCGTAGCTTGTTTTTTATGAACACTTTCTCAACTTTTATTTTGCCTCTTTTACTTTTTATAGGGTACCAAAGTTATAAAGCCGGAAATAAAATTGCTATATATTTTTTAATAGCACAATTTTGTTTTTTATCTATGGGGACACTTTTTGCTCTTGCTGCTTATGGGATTTTAGAGTTTAATATTTTTACCCGTTACGGCATTATTGTAGGGTCATTTGGTGAGATGATCTTTTTTGCTTTAGCGTTGGCATATCGTATTAAGGTATTGGAAACAGAAAAGCTGGAAATTATTGAGCAGACAAATAAAGAGTTAGATAATAAAGTTCAGAGCCGAACGCAGGAATTGGAAATAGCCAAAAATAAACTTGAAAAACTTGCAAATAAAGATGCATTGACAGGTTTATACAATAGAAGGGCACTTTTTAATGAGAGTAGCAAGTTTATAAAACTAGCTAAAAGAGATTCTCAACCGTTGAGTCTGATTATGTTTGATCTTGATTATTTCAAAAATATTAATGATACATACGGGCATGCAGCCGGAGATGATGTACTTAAAGCTTTTGCAGAACAACTTCAACATGTTAGAGAATCAGATATAGTCGCAAGAATCGGAGGGGAAGAGTTTATCTTATTCTGTCCAAATACGGACTTGGAATCAGCAACTATATTAGCACAGCAGATTAGATCAAGAACTGAAGAACTATCCGTAATAACAGAGCGTGGAGATGTTTTATTTACAGTAAGTGCGGGTGTGACTACACTTGATTCTATGAACGATAATAAAATAGATGATTTAATACTGCGTGCAGACAAAGCATTGTATGAGGCTAAGAATAAAGGGCGTAACAGCGTAGTCCAGTTTAAATAG